The sequence CATTTAGGCGCATTTTAGCATCTAaccaccaaaccaaaccctaaaAAAGCATTATCCTCTCTCCTTCTTTGTTCTttgccttttttcttttctctttccctCTTCAACAATAATAATGGCAATCATTtccgttttcattttcttttccctcTGAAAACACACCCTCTTTACAGATCctgttgtttctctctctctctctctcacacacacacacaatttgttttctttctttgtagCTGCCAAAACAATTTGCTCAacataaagagagagagaaagagactaCCAAAGGTTTCAGTTTTAGATCTGAGGGAGCTAAGGTTGTTTGAAGCAATGGAGACACCCCATGTCTCTTGGTCTTTCACATGAGATGAAAGtttcttgctttcttcttctttgaccCTTTTAGTCTTTATTCTTCTACTACTACCTTACTTGGTAACTTTCATAAATTAGCACTAAGAGCGTCTCAGATTTTGGTAACAATGCTGGCCATTGGGGCACATGGCACTAGTATCCGCACAAGCTCTACTTGCACTGCTTTGCTCAGAGAACTTGAggtctttctctttcttcttcggTGCTTCAGAATTCTGGGTTTTGAGGAATTTGTTGGGTGCACAAATGATAACATgggttgtttctttttcttaatgaaGAGTCTGCTTGTGATGATTTGTTCATGATATGCctactctttattttttatttcttcttcatcttcttcttgttcttcgCTATTCTCTACCCAATTGTTTGTTCTTTCTCCCCAGGTCAACTTTTTGTCTGTTTTACTGtgtcaaaaggaaaaaaaaaacagcactGATAGGGTCTCTGTAGGTTTTTTAATTATGGGGGGAAAGGGGTCTTTCTTCATTAGATTGATTACCTGAGTTGAAAAGGTCTTTTTTTCAGCTTTTAAAACTTTCCTTGTTTTTGGTCTAAAATTTGAAggttttttactgtttttttaaaaaaaaaatcagtggaTTGGGATTCTTGATGCATTTTAAAAGTTACCAGTTCAATAGTTGGTATGGGGTTTTTGGTTGACTTGGTCGTTATACTATACTGTTTGTTTAATCTTATTGCTTTTTGTGAGATATGATGACACTCACATAGAACCGGTTTCTGGTTTGGTGGCAATTTGGTTTAGCTTTGGTGTagtgttttataattttgttgatttgcATTTTTGTGTCTAGAAAGTTAATACCGAACTGtttgttgttttcatttttactttcttcttcatttgttaCATTCTTCCACTACTGTTTGGTTAAGCCTTGTTTTATGGTTTTGTTGATTTGCATTTTTGTGTCTAGGAAGTTAATACCAAACTGtttgttgttttaatttttacttaattctttatttgttactttttttccactactttttttttttccttggatTGACAGATCCTGTTATGTGTGCAGCAAATATGGAACGATATTGGGGAGACCGAAGTGGAGAAAGATCGAATGTTGATGGAGCTGGAGAGGGAATGCTTAGAAGTATACAGGAGAAAGGTTGATGAGGCTGCTAACACCAAAGCACGCTTTCATCAAACAGTTGCCGCCAAGGAAGCAGAGCTTGCTACACTGATGGCTGCACTTGGAGAACATGATATTCATTCaccggtaaaaaaaaattgcctgtattcaaatttcaaaaagtcAATTTCAGGCTTGGCATCCCAGTAATTTGCTGTCtggatatataaaaaaaggaaattattaAAGGATTGAGCTTGTGGCTCAACTTGCACCAGTTAGAGTCTGTAAGATAAGATTGCAATGATGTTGTCTTACTAGAGCTTCAATTCTCCACGATGTCTCCTACACCCCTGCCCAGGTTGCTGCACCTCCAATCCAATGTACCAATGAAAAATATGGAAGATAAATAATGTTATTCGTTAGATGGTACTGCAaagcataaatctttaagaacTGTGGGTGCTGGAGGACTGTCTGAAAATTTGGGAAGAAATGTAGAAGGAAAAGGGAGTAGCACCTTTACTGCTCTCATGAAATATGTATAAAGTGTATGTTTGGAATTGTTTACATGGACTTTTTATATGTGGTGATATAGGAGATATCTGTGTGCCTTCAATCAATCTAACTATTGGAGGGAAAGGGGGCATGTTATAGTGTGCTAAGAagatttaattaagaattagtTTTCTGATCCTTTTTGTCTGTGAATTTTTTAGATTAAGATGGAGAAGAGATCAGCATCCCTGAAGCAGAAACTTGCGTCCATCACACCTTTGGTTGAAGaactgaagaagaaaaaagatgaaagattgaaGCAATTTGAAGATGTAAAGACTCAAATAGAAAAGATAAGTGGAGAGATTTTTGGATTCCATTCTGTCAATAATGCTTTGAGCAGCACAGCAGTTGAGGATGAACATGACTTGTCACTTAGAAGACTTAATGAATATCAAACGCATCTCCGAAcacttcaaaaagaaaaggtttatattatgatataaaCTGATCCTTGAACTTTCTTATAGCCGTGGACTGTGGTTATGGCCTATGGGTTAATAAAAGCCTTTCATTTTTGTGAATGTTCGAttcatataaatatttgtttgggCATGAGATGTTAAAGATCCATCCTCATATCAATTAGTATATTGATCCTCCTTTCATAActcatttttgcattttctaTGCCTGTTCTTTTCAGTCTGATCGCCTTCAAAAGGTCTTGCAATGTGTGAATGAGGTGCATTCTCTTTGTAGTGTGCTTGGGTTGGATTTTGGCCAGACTGTGGGTGATGTACATCCAAGTTTGCATGGGACTCAGGTGGAACAATCAACTAATATTAGCAATAGCACATTGGAAGGTCTAGAGCAGGCCATTCTCAAGTtaaaaatagaaaggaaaaCTAGAATTCAGAAGGTGATTTTTCTGTATCATACATAATTGCTTCTAGTATGATTGGTTTTTGTAATTTCTTCCCTTCCTTTACTCTTGCCTGATACTTAAAGTACACTCTTTTTAAAAATGCAGCTGAAGGATGTTGTATCTAAACTATTTGAACTTTGGAATTTGATGGACTCatcaaaagaagagagaaactgTTTTATGAAGATTACTTCTATTGTTGGAACCTCAGAATCAGAAATCACTGAACGAGGTGTTCTTTCAACAGAAATGATAGAGAAGGTCTGGAAGCTTCTTTCAGTTCTCTCAccctttattgttttttttcattctttgcaATTTATTCTGTGGAGATGGGGGTCCTAGACTGAAAATTCCTTTTTCAGGCTTCGGCACAAGTGGACAGGCTTGCCAAACTAAAAGCAAGCAGAATGAAAGAACTTGTTTTTAAGAAGAGGTCAGAGTTAGAGGAAATATGTAAATTGACTCATACTGAACCAGATACAAGTACTACAGCCGAGAAAGCTAGTGCATTAATAGATTCTGGTCTGTTCCTGTGCATTAATAGATTATTTACCTATAACTACCTCTTAGAATGTTTTTTAGGACAGCTTTCTTCTAAGGaatacttttgtttttcaaagctCTCTTAAGAAGCTAACAAAATAAGGGATTATTTCTCTAAAACAAGTTGAGCTAAACACATTTAGTCATTTCTTTAAAtcctttttttaaagatttaccTGGAAATGATCCGAGTATCTGACATTATTGAATCATACTGTTTTTTGTATAGGACTGGTGGATCCTTCTGAGCTATTAGCCAACATTGAAGCACAGATAATAAAGGCAAAAGATGAAGCTTTGAGCAGAAAAGAAGTAACAGATAGGATTGATAAGTGGTTTGCTGCGTGTGAAGAGGAGAATTGGCTTGACGAATATAATCAAGTAAGCCAGcaattatgttttataatttgtatagcTTCATAAACACGCTGGTAGGACACAGGTCTGCCAGGGTTTTgccttctttctttgtttttaattctcTTTGTTATTTTTCCTGCCCAAACTCTTGTACTTTTATTGAAAGTTTCAAATGCTATTGatacattatatttttcattaaagtaAAGAGAGATTCTTGCACGGATTAATCAAGATCACTTGCATAGAACACACCATAAAAAATTGTCATGTCAGATGAACTGAAGTGAAAGTTGATGAAACAATAGTTTGAAAAAGTGAAACcaaatatatcaatatatttataaatcacAATTTTATTGTAAGCTTGAGTTTTCTGTTTGTATCTATGTGATTAGCAAATATTGGTCTCACTTTTTGTTGTGTATCTTATTCAAACTCAATCAATCTGATGTGACAATTTTTGCGATGCAATATTTTTAATCAGGATAGACTTGTGTTGTCCACTAATTAGGATACAACTAATCAGAGACACAATTAATTTGACCTTTTTCATTTAATAGTTTAAGTCTTGCagctaaaataaatgttattacaTTTAATTTCATTCACGAACAACTGTTACTGTTAGACCAATTAGTTTGTTCTCTGaagtaataaaaacaatttcagGATGACAACAGATACTGTGCTGGGCGAGGCGCTCACATTAATCTTAAACGTGCAGAACGCGCTAGAATAACTATAAGCAAAATTCCAGGTTTGCTTTCATGAATGCCTGTGAACCTATCCATTATTGACAGTGCCATTTGGACTTCTGATGACAGTATGTTTTCTTTCAGCTATGGTTGACAATCTTATAAACAAAACACTAGCCTGGGAAGATGAAAAGAAGACTCATTTTCTATATGATGGGGTGAGCTTTGAAGTGCTGTAATTATTTCTGGTTGTGTTCTTTATCTCGAAGCATTTTTTAAGAAGGTAAATTTGATTGTCTATATTATCTGCAGGTACGTTTGGTGTCAATTTTGGACGATTATAAACTGGCCAGACAACAGAAAGAGGAAGATAAGAGACGACATAGGGTAAAGTTACTCGTCTTTACACATTTGCCAATTATTTGTTTGTCCACAAATTAATCTTTGAATACAAGAatagaaatgatttttttttttaaaactttaatgtTCTGAGAAATACTAGTACATCTTTCTCTACAATTTATAGCTAATTGGTGTGTATTACTTTGAATCGTGCAGGACCTTAAGAAGATGCAAGATCTACTCCTaaatcaaaaggaagccatGTATGGTTCTAAACCTAGTCCAAGAAAAAATAACAGCTTTAGAAAGACTAATAGTTACCGTGCAAATGGAAATGGATCTATGCCTCCTACACCTCGCCGTAACTCTTTAAGTGGTGGAACGACATCTGAACTACTGACACCGCGGTCCTACTCTGGCCGTCAGAATGGATATTTTAAGGAAATGAGAAGATTGTCTACTGCACCTCTGAACTTTGTGGCTATATCTAAGGAAGATACAATGTCATATGCTTCCCTTTGTGGTTCAGAGCCTGATTCCCCTCCCCaagtttaaatgataaaaagaaaaaaaaatggtaggttGTGGTTTCAGTTTGcaattgtatatttttgtgtACTTAGGTCCTGTTTGGTTAAACTTTTCTTAGGTCCTGTTTTGTTAAGCTTTTCAACAAGTACTAATATGAGAAGAAGGTGAGAAGGTAAAATGAGTTAAGCTtctttcataagttaaaattatagCTTATGCATtggttaaatttaaaatttgcttTTAGAGAAGCTAAATGACAACTTCTataaattagcttatgcataagtGCTTAGCATAACTTATAGGAGAAACTTATTTtacctttctttctttccttataaatatttattgagaaGTGTATCTAAATAGGACCATGATTTAATTTATTGGCCTTTGGTCATGTTTTCACTGACAAGACAATTTGATCATATATTGTTCTACTTGTGCAGGAATAGGGTAAAAAAGATTTTCTTGGGCAGTGGCTGTAAACATGATTGAAAGCAGCACAGAACCTTGTGAATACACGAGATGGATTGTACACTATATTTGGTTGTAATAAAGCTGAGATATACGTGGACAGTGATAACTGACATTTGAGGATACGAATTAGGGTGGTCTATGCTTTGAAGAAACATTAGCTTTGGGAAGAGTGTTGATACTGGTAGGGACTCATTTGTAGAGAGGGTAAACAAAACAGTGGAGATCGATCATACAGTGTTTGACCATGATGTATTTATTATGTTTGTGTTCCATGTGTATATATGTTTTCATTGTGATGGTGATGTAGTATAAGTAACTaagattattttgattcatAACTGTAGGAGCGTCCATGCTATATACCTCATGCTCATTATTTATGTTTGTTATATGTGATAATCCAAGTTCAACTGTTATGCTCCAAGCAAGCTTACTTTTGGGCACTTAGCCCTGCCTGCATCAGTCAACTTAATTGAATGTTACATGTGGACGAATTAATCATTTCTATTGCATGATTAAGATAGAGAAGGCTTGGAATAAGTACTTCTagtagaaagaaaataagggaGGAGAGGTCGCCAGTTTGAAAAACTCTT comes from Glycine soja cultivar W05 chromosome 20, ASM419377v2, whole genome shotgun sequence and encodes:
- the LOC114402298 gene encoding 65-kDa microtubule-associated protein 6-like isoform X1, with the protein product MLAIGAHGTSIRTSSTCTALLRELEQIWNDIGETEVEKDRMLMELERECLEVYRRKVDEAANTKARFHQTVAAKEAELATLMAALGEHDIHSPIKMEKRSASLKQKLASITPLVEELKKKKDERLKQFEDVKTQIEKISGEIFGFHSVNNALSSTAVEDEHDLSLRRLNEYQTHLRTLQKEKSDRLQKVLQCVNEVHSLCSVLGLDFGQTVGDVHPSLHGTQVEQSTNISNSTLEGLEQAILKLKIERKTRIQKLKDVVSKLFELWNLMDSSKEERNCFMKITSIVGTSESEITERGVLSTEMIEKASAQVDRLAKLKASRMKELVFKKRSELEEICKLTHTEPDTSTTAEKASALIDSGLVDPSELLANIEAQIIKAKDEALSRKEVTDRIDKWFAACEEENWLDEYNQDDNRYCAGRGAHINLKRAERARITISKIPAMVDNLINKTLAWEDEKKTHFLYDGVRLVSILDDYKLARQQKEEDKRRHRDLKKMQDLLLNQKEAMYGSKPSPRKNNSFRKTNSYRANGNGSMPPTPRRNSLSGGTTSELLTPRSYSGRQNGYFKEMRRLSTAPLNFVAISKEDTMSYASLCGSEPDSPPQV
- the LOC114402298 gene encoding 65-kDa microtubule-associated protein 6-like isoform X2 → MEKRSASLKQKLASITPLVEELKKKKDERLKQFEDVKTQIEKISGEIFGFHSVNNALSSTAVEDEHDLSLRRLNEYQTHLRTLQKEKSDRLQKVLQCVNEVHSLCSVLGLDFGQTVGDVHPSLHGTQVEQSTNISNSTLEGLEQAILKLKIERKTRIQKLKDVVSKLFELWNLMDSSKEERNCFMKITSIVGTSESEITERGVLSTEMIEKASAQVDRLAKLKASRMKELVFKKRSELEEICKLTHTEPDTSTTAEKASALIDSGLVDPSELLANIEAQIIKAKDEALSRKEVTDRIDKWFAACEEENWLDEYNQDDNRYCAGRGAHINLKRAERARITISKIPAMVDNLINKTLAWEDEKKTHFLYDGVRLVSILDDYKLARQQKEEDKRRHRDLKKMQDLLLNQKEAMYGSKPSPRKNNSFRKTNSYRANGNGSMPPTPRRNSLSGGTTSELLTPRSYSGRQNGYFKEMRRLSTAPLNFVAISKEDTMSYASLCGSEPDSPPQV